A window of the Proteus terrae subsp. cibarius genome harbors these coding sequences:
- a CDS encoding type VI secretion system-associated protein TagO, translating into MKKILLISVISLSSSVFAADHQKVGDWLVSKEENKLTDKIDYYAILSATDQDVSLVLRCQNDRTEAYLSMRDYIGSGYNSKVTLRIDKEKPLTQSWGVGEGGTSLFAPKPVSLIKSLVGKKSLVSGYSPYGKTQVIAEFNLENIDTIAKEISSACNWKLQ; encoded by the coding sequence ATGAAAAAAATCTTACTTATTTCTGTAATATCACTTTCTAGTTCTGTTTTTGCTGCTGACCATCAAAAGGTTGGCGATTGGTTGGTCAGTAAGGAAGAAAATAAATTAACAGATAAGATAGATTATTACGCAATTCTTTCTGCAACAGATCAAGATGTATCACTTGTGTTACGTTGCCAAAATGATAGGACTGAGGCTTATTTATCAATGAGAGACTATATTGGTAGTGGTTATAATTCCAAGGTGACTCTGCGAATAGATAAAGAAAAACCCTTAACTCAGTCATGGGGAGTTGGAGAGGGTGGTACATCATTATTTGCACCAAAACCTGTATCATTAATTAAAAGTTTAGTAGGTAAAAAGAGTTTAGTTTCTGGATATAGCCCGTATGGTAAAACTCAAGTAATAGCTGAATTTAATCTGGAAAATATAGATACGATAGCAAAAGAAATATCATCCGCTTGTAACTGGAAGTTACAATAA